The following are encoded in a window of Lates calcarifer isolate ASB-BC8 linkage group LG20, TLL_Latcal_v3, whole genome shotgun sequence genomic DNA:
- the LOC108893993 gene encoding gap junction delta-2 protein isoform X2, with protein sequence MGEWTILERLLEAAVQQHSTMIGRILLTVVVIFRILIVGIVGEKVYEDEQIMFICNTMQPGCNQACYDKAFPISHIRYWVFQIILVCTPSLCFITYSVHQSAKARDRSYSLLHPYMDHHGHGHHGRHHDHHTRKLHARNINGILVHPDSSKEDHDCLEVKEIPNGPRGLPQTHKSAKVRRQEGISRFYVIQVVFRNALEIGFLAGQYFLYGFNVPGMFECDRYPCVKEVECYVSRPTEKTVFLVFMFAVSGICVLLNLAELNHLGWRKIKTAMRGVQARRKSICEVRKKDVSHLSQAPNLGRTQSSESAYV encoded by the coding sequence gatcCTGCTTACTGTGGTGGTGATTTTCCGCATCCTGATAGTAGGTATAGTGGGTGAGAAGGTGTACGAGGATGAGCAAATCATGTTCATCTGCAACACCATGCAGCCCGGCTGCAACCAGGCCTGTTACGACAAGGCCTTCCCCATCTCGCACATCCGCTACTGGGTCTTTCAGATCATCTTGGTGTGCACGCCCAGCCTGTGCTTCATCACATATTCTGTTCACCAGTCTGCGAAGGCGCGTGACCGGAGCTACTCCCTCCTGCATCCTTACATGGATCACCATGGTCACGGTCATCACGGTCGCCATCATGACCATCACACTCGCAAGCTTCACGCTCGCAACATCAACGGCATCCTGGTGCACCCTGACAGCAGTAAGGAGGATCACGACTGCCTGGAGGTCAAGGAGATCCCCAACGGGCCCCGAGGACTCCCTCAAACACACAAGAGCGCCAAAGTGCGACGGCAGGAAGGCATCTCACGTTTCTATGTCATCCAGGTGGTGTTCCGCAACGCGCTGGAGATTGGCTTTTTGGCCGGCCAGTACTTCCTGTATGGCTTCAACGTGCCAGGGATGTTTGAGTGTGATCGCTACCCCTGCGTGAAGGAGGTGGAGTGTTACGTGTCTCGTCCCACAGAAAAGACTGTGTTCCTGGTCTTTATGTTTGCAGTGAGCGGCATATGTGTGCTGCTCAACCTGGCTGAGCTCAACCACCTTGGCTGGAGGAAGATAAAGACGGCCATGCGAGGGGTGCAGGCCCGAAGGAAGTCCATCTGTGAAGTGCGCAAGAAGGATGTTTCGCACCTGTCCCAGGCCCCCAACCTGGGCAGGACCCAGTCTAGTGAGTCAGCCTACGTCTGA
- the LOC108893858 gene encoding transgelin, with translation MANKGPAYGLTREVQSKIDKKYDPELEERLVAWIIAQCGSGVGQPEPGKTGFQIWLKDGCVLCELINSLCSNKPVKTIKPSGMVFKQMEQISMFLKAAESYGVTKTDMFQTVDLFESKDLAAVQRTLMALGSLAVTKNDGNYKGDPSWFHKKSQENRRDFSEEQLSEGRNVIGLQMGTNKGASQAGMTGYGRPRQIINNP, from the exons ATGGCAAACAAAGGTCCTGCCTATGGTCTGACCCGTGAGGTTCAGAGTAAGATTGATAAGAAATACGACCCGGAACTGGAGGAAAGGCTGGTGGCGTGGATCATCGCCCAGTGCGGCTCTGGCGTCGGCCAGCCTGAGCCGGGCAAGACCGGCTTCCAGATCTGGCTCAAGGATGGATGT GTGCTGTGTGAACTTATCAACAGCCTGTGTTCCAACAAGCCGGTCAAGACCATCAAGCCCTCTGGCATGGTATTTAAGCAAATGGAGCAAATCTCCATGTTCCTCAAAGCTGCAGAAAGCTATGGAGTCACCAAAACTGACATGTTCCAGACTGTAGACCTCTTCGAAA GCAAAGACCTGGCTGCTGTCCAGAGGACCCTGATGGCTCTGGGTAGCCTGGCAGTCACAAAGAATGACGGGAATTACAAAGGAGATCCCAGCTGGTTCCATAA GAAGTCCCAGGAGAACAGGAGAGACTTCTCGGAGGAGCAGCTGAGCGAAGGCAGAAATGTCATTGGCCTGCAAATGGGCACAAATAAAGGAGCATCTCAAGCTGGTATGACAGGTTACGGACGACCCAGGCAAATTATCAACAACCCCTGA